CCGCAGGCGAGGCCCACCGACTCCTTGGTGTAGTAGTGGCGCACCTTGCCACCGTCGGCGTCCACCCCGTGGCGCTGTTCGAAGACCACGATCAGCCAGGGGGCGATCTCCAGGAAGGGCTTGGCCGCGTCGGTGCCGAGGGGAGCCAGGGCCTCGAGCCACTCCTCCGGGGCGCGCTCCGCGTAGAAGGCCCGCTCCTCCTCCTCGGCGGCCAGCCGGATCTCCCGCTTGAGCGCCGGATCGCCGACCACCTCGAAATGCCACGGCTGCTGGTTGGCGCCGCTGGGGGCCTGCCCGGCGGCTCGCAGGCACTCGCGCACGACGTCGGCCGCCACGGGCCGGTCGCTGAAGTCGCGGATGGTGCGGCGGGTGGCGAGTTCCGCACGGAAGGCACGGGCCGCCGCCAGCATCTCGTCGGGCGTGCGGTCGGGCAGGCCGGCATACGGCAGGTGGCCGGGACGGGGCGTTTCGGCGGACATGGAGCCTCCTCGGGCGGTGCGGGACCGCTCCAAGGTACAGCCGCCGGGCCCGGGTTCAAAGGCTGAATCCGAGCCCGAGACCCGCCGTCCAGAAGCTCCCCACCTGGCCGGGAGAGACCCCCTGCAGCCCGAAGTTGTAGCGCACGTCGAGGGAGACGTCGTGGCGGCGGGCGCCGCGCCACTGCAGCCCGCCGCCCACGTGGGCCCCCAGGAACGAGTCGGTGCCGAGGAACCAGCCCGCGCCGGTGGTGAGGTAGGGCGAACGGCCGGGCTCCGGCGAGCGCAGGACGGCGGTCACGGCGAACCGCAGCAGGCCCGACTGGCTGACCACCGCCTCGCTGCCCCCGTCGTACCGCACCGACTGCCCGTTGAAGTCGTCGTAGCCGACCTCGGGACCGAGGCTGAGGGTGCGGGAGATGTCGCGCCGCAGCGATGCCCGCACGCTCAGGCGGGTGACGGTGTAGTCCGGCGTGAGGGAGCGCGCGGCGCCGCCGAAGAGCCCGAGTCGCGTGACGCCGGGCGGCGCCGGTCGCGTCGCCGGCGCCAGGGGCATCTGCTCCGTCGGCCAGTAGTCGATCCAGCTGTGGGAAAGGGCGCCGATCGAACTGCCGAGGAGGCTGCCGCCGGCGGCGCCCACGGCCCCGGCCACGGCGAACCCGGCCAGGGCGCCCGGGACCCACGAGCGGTCCGGGTCGTCCCAGGTGGCGAAGGCGGCCCCCATGAGGGCGCCGTAGCCGCCGGCGAGGATCAGGCCGGACAGGGCGCCGACCCGGGCTCCCTCGCCGGTGTTGGACGTGTAGCGGCGGATCCGGACGATCTCCGCCAGAGGCACGGCCGCCCGGATCTCCGGCTGGTCCTGCCGGTCGAGCAGCAGGGTGTCGCCGGTGACCAGCGCCGGAAAGCCCCGCAGCGCCGGGCCGGTGTCGGTGTGGATCTCGATCAGGTCGGAGTCGTCCAGGGCCCGGAGGGCCTCGGCCCGGGTGCGGGGTTCGGCACCGGCCGCGTGGACGGCCGCCACCAGGAACAGCAGGACCGGGACGGCGGTCCGGGGCACCCGGGGCGGGGGGCAGGTTCGGAGCGGGGACACGCGCATCCTCCGGGGGGCGTGGGGCCGGTATCGATACGCACCATTCAACCAGTGGTTCCCCCAAAGGTCGAGGGGCAACCTGGCGGCTGCCCCTCGGACCTTCGACGGTGGGATGGCGCTCAGGGCGATTCTTCGCCCTCCGGCCGGGCGGCTTCCCCGTCGCTGGCGGCTGCGGGCAGGTCCGGGCCGGGACGCCCGAGGAACTCGTCCCGCAGGAACTGGTGCATGCGGCGGTCGGGGTCGCCCGCCTCGAGCGGTTCGAGATAGCGGAACGGGCTGACGCTGTCCTGGGCCAGGATCGAATGGCAGAGGGTGCAATCGTAGGGGATCGCCTCGCCCGCCTCGTCGACCATGTCCGGGTTGTGGCAGCGGAAGCAGCCGGCGCCGGCGCCCCGATGCCCGAGGTGCGAGCGGTAGGTGTTCCAGCCGACGGCCATCTGCGGGAAGATGTTCTGCGCGTAGATGGCCTGCAGTTCCGCGACCATCGCGTCCACGGCGGCCAGCTTGCCCGCCACGTCGTGGTCGCCCCGCAGGTACTCGCCCCGCACGGTGTTGTCGATCTGGACCAGGGCCGCGTCCTTGTCCTCGCCGAAGTTGCCCAGGAGGGCGCCCAGGGCGATCCGCTTGGCCCAGGGCAGGCCGGGATCGATGCGGCCGGCGGCGAGCGCCGCGTCGATGGCCTGCTCCGGATCCTGGTAGATGTGCGTCGCGCGGTTGTGGCAGTCCACGCAGTCCATGCGGCGCACTTCGGGTTCGGTCGCGGCTCCGCCGCCCACGGCGGCCTTGCGGTTCGTGAAGCGGTGGAACGCGTCGCCCCGCCGCACCTCGACCCAGGCCATGTCCGTCCGCTGCCGGTCGCGCGCCTCGTAGCGCACCTCGTTGCGGTCGGCGATGTGCCAGTGGATCGTGCCGCCGTGCTCCCCGCTGCCCGACCCCACCTTGAGCGCCAGGGTCGAGAAGCTCGGGGTCGAGGTCTCGTCCTGGGCGAACTTCGGGAAGGTCTTGATGCGGGTGCCGTAGAACTTGTCCGGCCAATGGCACTTCTCGCACGTCTCACGCGCCGGCCGCAGCTGGTGCACCGGCGTGGGGATGGGGCGTTCGTAGAGATCGAACGTGGCCGAAACGACCTGCCACAGGCCGTTCAGCTTGGCGTCGATCAGCGCGCCCGCCCCTTCGCCGACGTGGCACTCGACGCACTTCACGTGGGCGTGCGGCGAGTTCCGGTAGGCCACCCACTCGGGCTCCATGACCTGGTGGCAGGCCGTGCCGCAGAACTCGGGCTCGTCCATGAAGTGCAGCATGCGCGCGCCGCCGACCCCGATGAACATCACGTTCACCAGGGTCAGGGCGGCGATCGTGGCCACGAGCGACGAGCCGAGCCGCTTGGGCTTGACCATGTCCTCGGGGAATCTCTGCGAGAGCAACTCCTGTGTCGTGCGGCCCGTCGCCCGGCGGAACTGCCACCAGCCGATGGGGATCAGCACCAGGCCCAGCAGGAAGACGGCCGGCAGGGCCATGTAGCCGACGAGGCCGACATAGGCGTTGGTCAGGATTCCCGCCATCTGCAGCAGCTCGAAGAACACGAACAGCAGGAAGGCGGAGGTCGTCAGCGCGACCCCCACCGTCCCGGTCCAGTTGGTCGAGATGCCGCGAATGAAGAGCTGGAATCGCTTCATGCTCGGCTCCCTACTTGCTCTCCGCCGGCGTGGCGTTCACCTGGTACATGTCCTTGTACATCTCGGCCATCTTGCCCGACTTGATGTCGGCCTTGATGTCGGCGGTCGGGCGGCTCATCCACACGTGGTAGTCATCGGCCAGGACCGCGTCGATCATGGCGTCGAGCTCGGCGTTGTGGAATTCGCGCAGCTCGGGGATGTACTTGAAGTAGAAGTGCTGGGCCACGTCGTAGATGCCGTGCCACCACGTGTAGTCCGGGCCCATCATGGCGGCGCCGTGGCGCGCGCGACGGCCCTCGTGGTGCCAGATCTCCCACCAGGTCCACTCGTACTTGTTGGAGAAGTTGGCCGTGCCCT
This is a stretch of genomic DNA from bacterium. It encodes these proteins:
- a CDS encoding nitroreductase family protein encodes the protein MSAETPRPGHLPYAGLPDRTPDEMLAAARAFRAELATRRTIRDFSDRPVAADVVRECLRAAGQAPSGANQQPWHFEVVGDPALKREIRLAAEEEERAFYAERAPEEWLEALAPLGTDAAKPFLEIAPWLIVVFEQRHGVDADGGKVRHYYTKESVGLACG
- a CDS encoding NapC/NirT family cytochrome c, translated to MKRFQLFIRGISTNWTGTVGVALTTSAFLLFVFFELLQMAGILTNAYVGLVGYMALPAVFLLGLVLIPIGWWQFRRATGRTTQELLSQRFPEDMVKPKRLGSSLVATIAALTLVNVMFIGVGGARMLHFMDEPEFCGTACHQVMEPEWVAYRNSPHAHVKCVECHVGEGAGALIDAKLNGLWQVVSATFDLYERPIPTPVHQLRPARETCEKCHWPDKFYGTRIKTFPKFAQDETSTPSFSTLALKVGSGSGEHGGTIHWHIADRNEVRYEARDRQRTDMAWVEVRRGDAFHRFTNRKAAVGGGAATEPEVRRMDCVDCHNRATHIYQDPEQAIDAALAAGRIDPGLPWAKRIALGALLGNFGEDKDAALVQIDNTVRGEYLRGDHDVAGKLAAVDAMVAELQAIYAQNIFPQMAVGWNTYRSHLGHRGAGAGCFRCHNPDMVDEAGEAIPYDCTLCHSILAQDSVSPFRYLEPLEAGDPDRRMHQFLRDEFLGRPGPDLPAAASDGEAARPEGEESP